Proteins from a single region of Ziziphus jujuba cultivar Dongzao chromosome 1, ASM3175591v1:
- the LOC107417118 gene encoding scarecrow-like protein 18, translated as MGSFNSSHQQQPQEQQEEEAAAAAAHLSSSDLQIYQQQQQPSEIGFTTTITNTTTTATTTSSLTTPQNTIMHIRQLLITCAELIAHSDFSAAHRMVSILFANSSPYGDSTERLAHQFARALFLRLNPNPSSTTTTTTTTGTSTSTTTATAASSDASAIQSCYLTLNQITPFIRFTHLTANQAILEAIDEDQQAIHILDFDIMHGVQWPPFMQALAERSFNTLRPPPMLRITATGTDLDLLNRTGDRLLRFAQSLGLRFQFHPLLLLPDNVNTLPSGLSLLPDEALAVNCMMYLHRLLEGQDGYDYDCGGHHHHHHHHHHHRYGVLRGFLQKIKALNPKIVTIAEREAEHNSPVFLQRFVDALDYYAAIFDCLEANLPPNSRERLSVEQVWFGKEIVDVIAEDGDGRQRSERYETWESLLRGCGFSNVPLSPFALSQAKLLLRLHYPSEGYQLRILNDSFFLGWQSRPLFSVSSWH; from the coding sequence ATGGGGTCATTCAATTCTTCGCATCAACAACAACCTCAagaacaacaagaagaagaagcagcagcagcagcagctcaCCTCAGCTCATCAGATCTGCAAATAtatcagcagcagcagcagccatCAGAGATTGGATTCACTACTACTATTACTaatacaacaacaacagcaacaacaactaGTTCATTAACAACACCGCAAAACACAATAATGCACATTCGCCAATTACTCATTACCTGCGCCGAGCTCATCGCTCACTCCGATTTCTCTGCCGCTCACCGTATGGTTTCCATTTTATTTGCAAACTCTTCGCCTTACGGTGATTCCACGGAAAGATTGGCTCACCAGTTCGCCAGAGCCCTCTTCCTCAGACTCAATCCCAATCCATCCtccactactactactactactactactggTACTAGTACTAGTACTACCACTGCTACTGCTGCTAGTAGTGACGCATCAGCTATTCAGTCATGCTATCTAACCCTAAACCAGATCACTCCATTTATCAGATTCACTCATCTCACTGCAAACCAAGCCATCTTAGAAGCCATCGACGAAGATCAACAAGCCATTCACATCCTCGATTTCGACATTATGCACGGCGTTCAATGGCCACCATTTATGCAAGCACTTGCCGAGCGTTCCTTCAACACCCTCCGACCTCCACCTATGCTCCGAATCACCGCCACCGGAACCGATCTGGATTTGCTAAACCGAACAGGAGACCGACTCCTGAGGTTCGCTCAGTCACTCGGTCTCCGGTTTCAATTTCATCCCCTTCTACTTCTCCCTGATAATGTTAATACACTTCCTTCGGGACTATCTCTTCTTCCGGACGAAGCTCTGGCGGTAAACTGTATGATGTACCTGCACAGGCTTCTTGAAGGCCAAGACGGTTACGATTACGATTGCGGCGGccaccaccatcatcatcatcatcaccaccaccaccgatACGGTGTGCTCCGAGGTTTTCTTCAAAAGATCAAAGCTCTGAATCCAAAGATAGTGACGATTGCGGAAAGAGAAGCGGAGCATAACAGCCCAGTGTTCTTGCAGAGATTCGTGGATGCTTTGGACTATTACGCCGCGATCTTCGATTGTCTGGAAGCGAATCTGCCGCCGAATAGCAGAGAGAGACTGAGTGTGGAGCAGGTGTGGTTTGGGAAAGAGATCGTGGATGTGATTGCGGAAGATGGAGATGGTAGGCAGCGTTCCGAGAGATATGAGACGTGGGAAAGTTTGCTTAGAGGTTGTGGTTTCTCCAATGTTCCGTTGAGTCCCTTTGCACTTTCTCAGGCTAAGCTTCTTCTTAGACTCCATTACCCTTCTGAAGGTTATCAACTTCGGATTCTTAATGATTCTTTCTTCTTAGGTTGGCAGAGTCGTCCCCTTTTCTCAGTTTCTTCATGgcactaa
- the LOC107417053 gene encoding probable protein phosphatase 2C 66 isoform X2, with protein MRLRSSLEVGVGVERFSSMAPAVASLHAYIRSRERKESIKTPWLFGSSRSDTVFCGVFDGHGPYGHMVAKKVRDALPVILCTQWKANSNADQSNIYNAENAHGSPNFSETASPSIDDEWFKSLEIEQNEKLPEMYLPLKRSFLKAFKLMDKELKFHPTIDCFCSGTTAVTVVKQGQDLVIGNVGDSRAVLATRDKDNCLIAVQLTVDLKPDLPGEAARIQQCKGRVFALQDEPEVARVWLPNNDSPGLAMARAFGDFCLKDFGLISIPDVYHHHITERDEFIILATDGVWDVLSNKEAADVVASAPGRTTAARALVDCASRSWRLKYPTSKNDDCAAVCLFFNHQSVIDADVMETSRNTTNEEAKERMEMTNDNANCLEINDSHTSVPKHSDSTQGSDEIVPVPEPIKEKLLVKGQSRRSLAEFISTADDDEWSALEGITRVNSLLSIPRFLSGDKGSASRRKWL; from the exons ATGAGATTGAGATCATCTCTGGAAGTGGGAGTGGGAGTGGAAAGATTTTCATCAATGGCTCCAGCAGTAGCAAGCTTGCATGCTTATATACGCAGCAGGGAAAGAAAGGAGTCAATCAAGACGCCATGGTTGTTTGGGAG TTCAAGAAGTGATACAGTTTTTTGTGGGGTATTTGACGGCCATGGTCCTTACGGTCATATGGTGGCCAAGAAAGTTCGGGATGCTCTTCCTGTTATTCTATGTACTCAGTGGAAAGCTAATTCAAATGCTGATCAAAGCAACATCTATAATGCTGAAAATGCTCATGGAAGCCCAAATTTTTCAGAAACTGCTTCTCCAAGTATAGATGATGAATGGTTCAAGTCATTGGAGATTGAGCAAAACGAGAAACTCCCTGAGATGTATCTACCACTTAAGCGATCTTTTTTAAAGGCTTTCAAATTAATGGATAAGGAATTGAAATTTCATCCTACAATTGATTGCTTCTGCAGTGGAACTACGGCTGTTACTGTGGTAAAACAG GGTCAGGATCTTGTTATTGGAAATGTCGGGGACTCAAGAGCAGTGTTGGCAACAAGGGATAAAGATAATTGTTTGATTGCTGTCCAGTTGACTGTTGACTTAAAGCCTGATCTTCCAG GGGAAGCTGCTAGGATCCAGCAATGCAAAGGAAGGGTTTTTGCACTGCAAGACGAGCCTGAGGTTGCACGTGTCTGGTTGCCTAATAATGATTCACCTGGTTTGGCAATGGCTAGAGCCTTTGGGGATTTCTGTCTGAAggattttggtttaatttccATCCCAGATGTTTACCATCACCATATTACTGAAAGAGATGAATTCATTATTCTTGCCACCGATGGG GTTTGGGATGTCCTTTCAAATAAGGAAGCTGCGGATGTTGTGGCTTCAGCCCCTGGTCGCACAACAGCTGCTAGAGCTCTTGTAGACTGTGCTAGTCGATCCTGGAGGCTTAAATACCCAACATCAAAGAATGATGATTGTGCTGCTGTTTGCCTCTTTTTTAATCATCAGTCTGTAATCGATGCAGATGTCATGGAGACCAGTAGAAATACAACTAATGAAGAGGCAAAGGAGAGAATGGAAATGACAAATGACAATGCTAATTGTTTGGAAATTAATGATTCCCATACTTCTGTTCCTAAGCATTCAGATTCTACACAAGGCTCTGACGAGATTGTGCCTGTCCCAGAGCCAATAAAGGAAAAGTTGTTGGTGAAGGGTCAGTCCAGGAGAAGCCTAGCTGAGTTCATTTCAACCGCAGATGATGATGAGTGGTCAGCCTTGGAAGGTATTACACGGGTTAATAGTCTGCTAAGCATTCCCAGGTTTTTATCTGGTGATAAAGGATCAGCCAGCCGGAGAAAGTGGCTATGA
- the LOC107417053 gene encoding probable protein phosphatase 2C 6 isoform X1, producing the protein MGSCYSTSTYLGTGKRSVTDTVTVTGEVGVLQSWKSGRWKRKKSGGDVTYGGVGGGGCNNEIEIISGSGSGSGKIFINGSSSSKLACLYTQQGKKGVNQDAMVVWENFSSRSDTVFCGVFDGHGPYGHMVAKKVRDALPVILCTQWKANSNADQSNIYNAENAHGSPNFSETASPSIDDEWFKSLEIEQNEKLPEMYLPLKRSFLKAFKLMDKELKFHPTIDCFCSGTTAVTVVKQGQDLVIGNVGDSRAVLATRDKDNCLIAVQLTVDLKPDLPGEAARIQQCKGRVFALQDEPEVARVWLPNNDSPGLAMARAFGDFCLKDFGLISIPDVYHHHITERDEFIILATDGVWDVLSNKEAADVVASAPGRTTAARALVDCASRSWRLKYPTSKNDDCAAVCLFFNHQSVIDADVMETSRNTTNEEAKERMEMTNDNANCLEINDSHTSVPKHSDSTQGSDEIVPVPEPIKEKLLVKGQSRRSLAEFISTADDDEWSALEGITRVNSLLSIPRFLSGDKGSASRRKWL; encoded by the exons atgggtTCTTGCTATTCTACTTCTACATATTTGGGAACAGGAAAGAGAAGCGTTACAGATACTGTTACAGTTACAGGGGAAGTGGGTGTATTACAGAGTTGGAAGAGTGGGAGGtggaagagaaagaaatcaGGTGGAGATGTAACTTACGGCGGTGTTGGTGGCGGCGGTTGTAATAATGAGATTGAGATCATCTCTGGAAGTGGGAGTGGGAGTGGAAAGATTTTCATCAATGGCTCCAGCAGTAGCAAGCTTGCATGCTTATATACGCAGCAGGGAAAGAAAGGAGTCAATCAAGACGCCATGGTTGTTTGGGAG AATTTCAGTTCAAGAAGTGATACAGTTTTTTGTGGGGTATTTGACGGCCATGGTCCTTACGGTCATATGGTGGCCAAGAAAGTTCGGGATGCTCTTCCTGTTATTCTATGTACTCAGTGGAAAGCTAATTCAAATGCTGATCAAAGCAACATCTATAATGCTGAAAATGCTCATGGAAGCCCAAATTTTTCAGAAACTGCTTCTCCAAGTATAGATGATGAATGGTTCAAGTCATTGGAGATTGAGCAAAACGAGAAACTCCCTGAGATGTATCTACCACTTAAGCGATCTTTTTTAAAGGCTTTCAAATTAATGGATAAGGAATTGAAATTTCATCCTACAATTGATTGCTTCTGCAGTGGAACTACGGCTGTTACTGTGGTAAAACAG GGTCAGGATCTTGTTATTGGAAATGTCGGGGACTCAAGAGCAGTGTTGGCAACAAGGGATAAAGATAATTGTTTGATTGCTGTCCAGTTGACTGTTGACTTAAAGCCTGATCTTCCAG GGGAAGCTGCTAGGATCCAGCAATGCAAAGGAAGGGTTTTTGCACTGCAAGACGAGCCTGAGGTTGCACGTGTCTGGTTGCCTAATAATGATTCACCTGGTTTGGCAATGGCTAGAGCCTTTGGGGATTTCTGTCTGAAggattttggtttaatttccATCCCAGATGTTTACCATCACCATATTACTGAAAGAGATGAATTCATTATTCTTGCCACCGATGGG GTTTGGGATGTCCTTTCAAATAAGGAAGCTGCGGATGTTGTGGCTTCAGCCCCTGGTCGCACAACAGCTGCTAGAGCTCTTGTAGACTGTGCTAGTCGATCCTGGAGGCTTAAATACCCAACATCAAAGAATGATGATTGTGCTGCTGTTTGCCTCTTTTTTAATCATCAGTCTGTAATCGATGCAGATGTCATGGAGACCAGTAGAAATACAACTAATGAAGAGGCAAAGGAGAGAATGGAAATGACAAATGACAATGCTAATTGTTTGGAAATTAATGATTCCCATACTTCTGTTCCTAAGCATTCAGATTCTACACAAGGCTCTGACGAGATTGTGCCTGTCCCAGAGCCAATAAAGGAAAAGTTGTTGGTGAAGGGTCAGTCCAGGAGAAGCCTAGCTGAGTTCATTTCAACCGCAGATGATGATGAGTGGTCAGCCTTGGAAGGTATTACACGGGTTAATAGTCTGCTAAGCATTCCCAGGTTTTTATCTGGTGATAAAGGATCAGCCAGCCGGAGAAAGTGGCTATGA